A window from Actinomycetospora corticicola encodes these proteins:
- the fabG gene encoding 3-oxoacyl-ACP reductase FabG, protein MSRVVLVTGGNRGIGLAIAKELTARGDTVVVTHRSGEPPEGLHGVICDVTDSAAVDAAFSQVESEHGPVEVVVANAGITQDGLLMRMPEDAFTGVLDANLTGAWRVTQRATRGMMKARFGRLIYISSVVGLTGAPGQVNYAASKAGLVGMARSVARELGGRGITANVVAPGYVDTDMTADLTDKRREEMMAAIPLGRTAQADEIAKAVAFLASDDAAYITGAVLPVDGGVGMGH, encoded by the coding sequence GTGAGCCGGGTCGTGCTCGTGACCGGAGGCAACCGGGGCATCGGCCTCGCGATCGCGAAGGAGCTCACCGCCCGCGGTGACACCGTCGTCGTCACCCACCGCAGCGGCGAGCCGCCGGAGGGGCTGCACGGCGTGATCTGCGACGTCACGGACTCCGCGGCCGTCGACGCCGCCTTCTCCCAGGTGGAGTCCGAGCACGGGCCGGTCGAGGTCGTCGTCGCGAACGCGGGGATCACCCAGGACGGCCTGCTCATGCGGATGCCGGAGGACGCGTTCACCGGGGTGCTCGACGCGAACCTCACCGGGGCGTGGCGGGTCACCCAGCGGGCCACCCGCGGGATGATGAAGGCCCGCTTCGGCCGGCTGATCTACATCTCGAGCGTCGTCGGACTCACCGGGGCGCCGGGGCAGGTCAACTACGCGGCCTCCAAGGCCGGCCTGGTCGGCATGGCGCGGTCGGTCGCGCGGGAGCTGGGCGGGCGGGGCATCACCGCCAACGTCGTCGCGCCCGGCTACGTCGACACCGACATGACCGCCGACCTCACCGACAAGCGGCGCGAGGAGATGATGGCGGCGATCCCGCTCGGGCGGACCGCCCAGGCCGACGAGATCGCCAAGGCCGTCGCGTTCCTCGCCTCCGACGACGCCGCGTACATCACCGGCGCCGTCCTCCCGGTCGACGGTGGCGTCGGCATGGGCCACTAG
- a CDS encoding VWA domain-containing protein, which yields MFSHPWWLLALLVVAALTAAYVVNERRRRRNTMRFTNLGVLEKIAPKRPGRLRHAPVALVLVALTCLVVALAGPLATEQVPRNRATVMLAIDVSLSMRATDVSPSRLQTAQQAATEFVDELPPGINLGLVSFAGTATVLVSPTRDRDTVKRGIATLQLAESTATGEAIQASLASIRSVANQIQGPEEPPPGRIILLSDGKQTIPSDLEAPRGAFTAADQAKQQNVPISAISFGTEYGEIEIEGRPVPVPVADSDMQEIARRSGGDFSKAATQQDLKATYDTLREQIGYESQEVDTGGDWLLAGSILVVIGLGTAFALGARLP from the coding sequence ATGTTCTCGCACCCGTGGTGGCTGCTCGCCCTCCTCGTCGTCGCCGCCCTGACCGCCGCGTACGTGGTCAACGAGCGCCGGCGCAGGCGCAACACGATGCGCTTCACCAACCTCGGTGTGCTCGAGAAGATCGCGCCGAAGCGGCCCGGGCGGCTGCGCCACGCGCCGGTCGCCCTCGTGCTCGTGGCGCTGACCTGCCTCGTCGTGGCCCTGGCCGGTCCGCTGGCCACCGAACAGGTGCCGCGGAACCGGGCCACCGTCATGCTCGCGATCGACGTCTCGCTCTCCATGCGGGCCACCGACGTGAGCCCGAGCCGCCTGCAGACCGCCCAGCAGGCGGCGACCGAGTTCGTCGACGAGCTGCCGCCCGGGATCAACCTGGGCCTCGTGTCCTTCGCCGGCACCGCCACCGTGCTGGTCTCACCGACCCGCGACCGCGACACGGTGAAGCGGGGTATCGCCACGCTGCAGCTGGCGGAGTCCACCGCCACCGGCGAGGCGATCCAGGCGTCGTTGGCGTCGATCCGGTCGGTCGCCAACCAGATCCAGGGCCCGGAGGAGCCGCCGCCCGGCCGGATCATCCTGCTCTCCGACGGCAAGCAGACCATCCCGTCGGACCTCGAGGCCCCGCGCGGCGCGTTCACGGCGGCCGACCAGGCCAAGCAGCAGAACGTGCCGATCTCGGCGATCTCCTTCGGCACCGAGTACGGGGAGATCGAGATCGAGGGCCGACCGGTGCCCGTGCCGGTCGCCGACTCCGACATGCAGGAGATCGCCCGCCGCTCGGGCGGCGACTTCTCCAAGGCGGCCACCCAGCAGGACCTCAAGGCCACCTACGACACGTTGCGCGAGCAGATCGGCTACGAGTCGCAGGAGGTCGACACCGGAGGGGACTGGCTGCTGGCCGGCTCGATCCTCGTGGTGATCGGGCTCGGCACGGCGTTCGCGCTGGGTGCGCGGTTGCCCTGA
- a CDS encoding AAA family ATPase, whose protein sequence is MSDEGEVVSAADGPATPAHDAAQLERLVVEVKRVIVGQDRLVERMLVGLLAKGHLLLEGVPGVAKTLAVETFATVVGGSFARIQFTPDLVPSDILGTRIYRQGREAFDVELGPVVSNFVLADEINRAPAKVQSAMLEVMAERKVSIGGVSHPMPDPFLVLATQNPIENEGVYPLPEAQRDRFLFKILVEYPTAEEEREIVYRMGVRAPQPHTVLDPAELRRLQDVAAQVFVHHALVDYVVRLVVATRSPAEHGMSDVAGWVAYGASPRASLGIISASRALALVRGRDYVLPQDVVDIAPDVLRHRLVLSYDALADGVPVDHVVTRLLQTVPLPQVSARPVAVTGPASQAPQHGSAPGPQQGQQYGGPQAAAGS, encoded by the coding sequence ATGTCCGACGAGGGAGAAGTTGTGTCTGCTGCTGACGGTCCCGCGACGCCCGCGCACGACGCCGCGCAGCTCGAGCGCCTGGTGGTGGAGGTCAAGCGGGTGATCGTCGGCCAGGACCGCCTGGTCGAGCGGATGCTCGTCGGTCTCCTCGCGAAGGGGCACCTGCTGCTCGAGGGTGTGCCGGGCGTGGCGAAGACGCTCGCGGTGGAGACGTTCGCGACGGTGGTGGGCGGGTCGTTCGCCCGCATCCAGTTCACGCCGGACCTCGTGCCTTCGGACATCCTCGGCACCCGCATCTACCGGCAGGGCCGGGAGGCGTTCGACGTCGAGCTCGGTCCCGTGGTGTCGAACTTCGTCCTCGCCGACGAGATCAACCGCGCCCCCGCGAAGGTGCAGTCGGCGATGCTCGAGGTGATGGCCGAGCGGAAGGTGTCGATCGGCGGGGTCAGCCACCCGATGCCCGACCCGTTCCTCGTGCTCGCCACGCAGAACCCGATCGAGAACGAGGGCGTCTACCCGCTGCCGGAGGCCCAGCGCGACCGGTTCCTGTTCAAGATCCTCGTCGAGTACCCCACCGCCGAGGAGGAGCGCGAGATCGTCTACCGGATGGGCGTCCGCGCGCCGCAGCCGCACACGGTGCTCGACCCGGCGGAGCTGCGCCGCCTGCAGGACGTCGCCGCCCAGGTCTTCGTGCACCACGCGCTGGTCGACTACGTCGTGCGTCTCGTGGTCGCCACCCGCTCGCCCGCGGAGCACGGCATGTCCGACGTCGCCGGGTGGGTCGCCTACGGCGCGTCCCCGCGTGCGTCGCTCGGCATCATCTCCGCCTCCCGCGCGCTCGCCCTGGTCCGCGGGCGGGACTACGTGCTGCCGCAGGACGTCGTCGACATCGCGCCGGACGTGCTGCGCCACCGGCTCGTGCTGTCCTACGACGCCCTCGCCGACGGCGTCCCGGTCGACCACGTGGTCACCCGGCTCCTGCAGACCGTGCCGCTGCCGCAGGTCAGCGCCCGGCCGGTGGCGGTCACCGGTCCGGCGTCGCAGGCGCCGCAGCACGGCTCGGCACCCGGCCCGCAGCAGGGCCAGCAGTACGGCGGGCCGCAGGCGGCGGCCGGATCGTGA
- a CDS encoding DUF58 domain-containing protein yields the protein MAPDSAHLQAALRTLELSVRRRLDGLLQGNHLGLVPGPGSEAGDARVYQPGDDVRRMDWSVTARTSEPHIRETIADRELETWLVVDLSPSLDFGTGGCEKRDLAVAACAAVVHLTQGGGNRIGAVVANGTGLVRLPARGGTAHVHGLMRRIASTPRAPEGTRGDLVGALEALRNPPRRRGLVVVVSDFLGDTDWSRALRALAVRHDVLAIEVGDLRDEELPDVGTVVLADPESGHSREVTTTPTLRRRFAAEAAAHRDRVAYAIRAAGAGHLRLRTDRDWIADVVRFVVARKRGWSGQGTAPLAGGGRA from the coding sequence CTGGCGCCGGACAGCGCCCACCTCCAGGCCGCGCTGCGCACGCTCGAGCTGTCCGTGCGGCGACGCCTCGACGGTCTCCTGCAGGGGAACCACCTCGGTCTGGTGCCCGGTCCCGGGTCGGAGGCCGGTGACGCGCGGGTCTACCAGCCCGGCGACGACGTCCGGCGGATGGACTGGTCGGTCACGGCGCGCACCTCCGAGCCCCACATCCGGGAGACGATCGCCGACCGCGAGCTCGAGACGTGGCTCGTCGTCGACCTGTCGCCGAGCCTCGACTTCGGCACCGGCGGCTGCGAGAAGCGCGACCTCGCCGTCGCCGCGTGCGCCGCGGTGGTGCACCTGACGCAGGGCGGGGGCAACCGCATCGGCGCCGTCGTCGCCAACGGCACCGGCCTGGTGCGGCTGCCTGCCCGGGGCGGGACCGCCCACGTGCACGGGCTGATGCGTCGCATCGCGAGCACGCCCCGCGCGCCGGAGGGCACCCGCGGCGACCTGGTCGGCGCCCTCGAGGCCCTGCGCAACCCGCCCCGTCGTCGGGGGCTCGTGGTGGTGGTGTCCGACTTCCTCGGCGACACCGACTGGAGCCGCGCCCTGCGCGCGCTCGCCGTGCGCCACGACGTGCTCGCGATCGAGGTGGGCGACCTGCGGGACGAGGAACTGCCCGACGTCGGCACCGTCGTGCTCGCCGACCCGGAGTCCGGGCACTCGCGGGAGGTGACCACCACGCCCACCCTGCGGCGGCGCTTCGCGGCGGAGGCGGCCGCGCACCGCGACCGGGTCGCGTACGCGATCCGCGCCGCCGGGGCCGGGCACCTGCGGCTGCGCACCGACCGCGACTGGATCGCCGACGTGGTGCGCTTCGTCGTCGCGCGCAAGCGGGGCTGGTCGGGGCAGGGCACCGCGCCGCTCGCGGGCGGGGGGAGGGCCTGA